The genomic DNA CTGTTAACAAGAAGGGCATTAACACTTGATCGCAGTTAAAATTTGTGgcaaatattttctaaaagacTGATTAATCTAGTGTACTTTACTGTAATTTTGTCTTCTGTTTCCTTATAAGATtagaaatctttatttaaaattgggaaagagttTAAATATAATTAAGATGCAAAAGATAGGAATGTTCCATTCGCAAAGCACTTGATTTTAAATTGAGTAAGAGGAGGAGACATAAATGGTTCTAGGCCTGAAAATAATTAATCTTTGTAGCTCACAAAGAGGATCATTTAACTTCCAGAAGCAATAAAAAGGCTTTTAACCCAGTCAGCAGCAACATCCTGCCTGTGTGATCCTCGAAGTGGTCTATTGTATGTTGGAGTAGCAGGTGTAGTTTTCCAGCACTTACAACAACTGCTAGCTGACGattgcttttttctgttttattgcaGTCTATGTGGAATCATTCCAGGGTTGAGCAGTATCTTCCTTCCACGAATGAATCCTTTTGTCTTGATTGATCTTGCTGGTGCTTTCGCTCTTTGCATTACGTATATGTTAATTGAAATTAAGTACgtataataattatttaaataaaataagtattttaGGGTATAATTCATGGGAAATCTCCTTTTAGGTTTGCAAGCACTGATCATGTGATAAGAAGCTGAAATTTCACATGTGACACGAACCATAACCATTGAgacacatttgttttttaaaaggttgtgTGTTTCAGATACATATGCTTAGTGAATTTttgcatgttctctctctctagctatacAATGGTTGCCATTTAAAAGAAAGGCATATGGCTTGCAGATACCCTAGGAAACAAAGCACGTCatttaaaattaccctttttgttGCAGCAATTATTTTGCCGTAGATACAGCCTCTGCAATAGCTATTGCTCTGATGACTTTTGGTACCATGTACCCTATGAGTGTCTACAGTGGAAAAGTATTACTTCAGGTGAGAGAGTGTCAGACAATGTTttaattttacctttttaaaaatgtacatgttTAATGATATCCACCATTAAAcatgtaaatgaaaaatgttcacaaGAAAGAAATGATACACGATTAAACTCTGAAGAAGTTTCTGATGTAAGACAACTGTGTATCATGGAATCATAGCAATCACAGATGCAGTCTATAAGTTTGATTGAGTTGTTGCTTTGTTGTTACATATACTATCAGCATTGTGAGTTTAGTAAACTACCCGCTCAAGTAATTACATTTAAAGGACTATACTACTATAAATTATAAAGGCAGCAGACAGTAGatcataataaaattaatatagcTTTAAGATTAGGACCAAATTagcatctgtttgtttgtttttattgtgaCATTCTTTTGATTATTTTCAGACAACCCCGCCGCATGTGATTGGTCAGCTAGATAAACTTATTAGAGAGGTAAGTTAGCGTATAACATGTCACATGAGATGCACAGCAAAGAAGTTCAATACAAAGGCTGAACGTGCATAGTGAAAACCTACAGGTCCTTCAAGTGTTCATCCCACAAAAGATAAATCTGACTGCAAATGAAAATTCTACacttgtactgtgtgtgtgtgtgtgtgtgtgtgtgtaaaagaaatacaaagcttacaatctaaattagaCAGTATGGTTGATTATGTCTTATAGAAGTGTTCAAGTTCTTAAATTGGTACAGATCTTCTTTAAAATATGTTCAATCTGTAATAATTTATCACTGAAAGAGTTTGCAGcaatttgttttaagaaggcttaAAATGGGAGTTCCTTTTGTATTTTAACAAATAGAGGAGTTGTAAGCATTCGTGAAAGAGCCTGGGTGTTGCAAAAACAGATCTTGCTATATGAAGAAATTATACATTTTCAGATAGTGGGAATACATTGGATATAAATATATCTAGGAGTTTAGTGGCATCTTCTTCAATAAAGTCCCTTATGAAAATTTAGTTGGAGAGAGTTCACAGtgcaaaatgaaatattgacAATATCATCTGCAGCTCAGCTATCTAAACTAATCTACATTTCTAAAAGActggaaacattttctttaatgatAATTTACCacatatttgtgtttttaaattaggTTTCCACTTTGGATGGTGTCTTGGAGGTTCGAAATGAGCATTTCTGGACATTGGGCTTTGGTACTTTGGTATGTTTTGTGCCAGATTgtcttgttctttaaaaagggaacattatctttaatctcctagctaaataattaataaataaatgagatCTCTCgttattttaaatggaatttagAAATTCAGATGCCATAAAATATAGTTTTCCCCCTTCCTGTTAAATAAAGcttgagtggattttttttttacactaattGCAGCACTTTTCTGAAAACTTAGAGTGAGGTTTGGAatcctcttctcccaccctgaACAAGGTGCAATTTTTGGTTATATACAGAGGCATCATGTCACAGATTCACCATAATAATCTTTTGCTAAAGAAGTGCAGATCACAATTCAGAGTGGTATCATAAATATAGAACTACTTTATGTCTAGAAAGAGACCAATACCACTGGCAGCAATTTCATATGTTTCTCAGCTATGCACTCTTCTTACTACAGGCTAGATTTTTAGAGTGCGCCCTCCATGAAATCTTCGCTTTGAACCATGCATTGATAACCAGTTTTCAGACTTGTCAGAGGACGTTAAGAGTTGAATCTTCTTGGTGTAGTAATCATTGACTTATACAACAACTTTGGAATAAAGCTACCATTTTGGATCCTTAAAAATTCTTCCAAATGTCATCAATGATTAGTGCCAAATCAATTGATACGGGATTCTCCTATGGCTTTATCTTACGGGAAGTTAATTGGAATTGTCTCTGAGGAAGAAAAAGCTCAGCTATGAGaagtgaaaaggaaaatatgGTCTCTTCAACTGACCCATATGTGCTCTAGCAATCCTAAAACAGAACTAGAATCCCTATACTACAGAGGAGCACCTAATAAGATCCTAAATGGAAAATATGGAGTTTATTAAACTTTCTAACAGCTATTTTTTCTTCTGTGATATAAAATGGACACACAAAGGAAATTATTACTGAAACTAAAGCAGGGGATCAGGTACTCAATGACAGCCAGGAATTAAGAGTCCTTTAAaacttttctctcctttttattcTTAGCACGTCATACCCTGAAAACATAGGAGCTTCTTCGCCAAAGTTAACTTACCCAAATTTGCTGATAAGGAAAGGGAGGCTCTGGAGTCACCTATTCTGTTATCTGAAATACCAGATGTTACTGAACTACTGAAGTCATGCGGTGGGAATACATTGGACTCAGTGGATTCTCCACAAATTTTTACAAAACCTTTGCACCTCAGCTTGTCTGTTTTGTACTGGGCACCTTCCAATCTGCACTGGAAATTGGAGTGATGCCCAGGATCTGCCTAAACTCTTGCTAGTTAGTGCTACCAGAAAGAAAATCAGCCATTAACTGCATTTGCTGCAGGTCAAATTCTTTGTTAGATGGATGCAAAAGGCAAATGAGGGACAGAACTTTGTTTCCCATGCTGTCTGGAGTACTAGTTCAAGTTATGGGAGAGGGAAATATTAGTAAGGGTCAGGCAAGTGCACACCACACACAGATTATATCCAGTAGTGTAATCACTTCAGACACAGAGCTCTGAGTCTGTGTACTGTTAGTGGCAATGCTTCTGTTCTTACCTTACCTTCAAGCTCACCTGATACAGGTGTTGTCTCTTGCATTCAGCAGCAGCACAATGACGTGCATTCCTCAACTTGGAGTTTTGTTTTAAtgctctttcttcttctctccatCTGCTCCTGTCATGTTATAGCTTCTGCCCTCACTTCACTGTTGACTATAAACAATATTTAACACCAAGTGCATAATGTTTAAATAATCTAAATTTCCCAGATATGAATCTCAGCCTATCCCCATTCCCAGTGTTTTGGCCTCATGGAAATTTGTGCTCATTATGGAATTACTTAAGTGTGGCTCTGATGTGCCACAGTAGTCTCCAGGTTTGTGCTGAATAAGATACTGTTTAGCTCTCCTTGTAGCTAAAATGTTTAATGCAAATCAGGATCTCTACCTAAAAGTCTTATAACAGCCtggttgctttttgttttggttcactTTCTAGGCTGGATCAGTACATGTACGAATTCGAAGAGATGCTAATGAACAAATGGTACTTGCTCATGTGACTAATCGACTGTACACTCTAGTCTCTATTTTGActgtccagattttcaaagatgattGGATCAGACCTACCTTAACATCTGGGCCTATTGCAAACAATATGTTGAATCTTTCAGATCATCATATTATTCCAATGCCACCTTTAAAGACTACTGATAATTTGAACCCTGTTACATCCACTCCAGCTAAACCTAGCAGCCCACCTCCAGAATTTTCTTTTAACACACCGGGCAAAAATATGAACCCAGTCATCCTTTTAAACACTCAGACAAGACCGTATGGATTGGGCCTTAATCATGGATCTGTACCTTACAGCAATGTATTCAATCAAGGACTTGGAATTCCAGGGATGGGAGCAATTCAAGGATTCAGGACTGGTTTTACAAATGTGCCAAGCAGATATGGAACTAGCACTCGAGGTCAATCCCAGCCATAATAAACTCTATTATGCGTTATTTATTGTACATAAGGATatcgatttttttttaattgcccagTTTTTGTAAACCATTAGACCATTCTGAATTACTGGGATCAATtgtattgtttatatttattaaacAGTTAAATTGCATTTCCACTTTTTTATGTTAGTATATATGATGCAACAAATTCTTGACAGACTTGTGAACTTGCAAATAGTTTTTACAGCTACTGAATTTATTCACTTGCAgattttctattcacttttttctttttccttcaatAATGTGCTTAAGTATAATATGAACATAGTTTCATGAGAGAGCAAAATTGTGAAGGCAAAGCATCCTCCATTCTTTTCAACTGTGAATTGTTTCTAAATTGTTTTACTGAATGATTGTGCAACAGCAGTGATTCATCTGTTCTGCCCCagttctcatttcttttcttaaaaattatGATCACTATTTGATCAATCTTTGGCAAAGTCACAGTTAGATTTTCCTTGGTTGGAAAAGTCTGTTTTCTCAATACACATTTTACTGGCCAGTATAAGGACAAACTGAGACTTTTAAATTTCTTATTGACATTAAGGAATCATTTATTATATAATTGTATTTCTTGTTGATTTTATTGAGGTACAAAGTGTTCAACTGTTTTCTTGTAACTGTTTCATactcatttgtatttttttattttaattgcaaaatTACATGACAATATACTGggaaataaaatattagaaattcCATATTCTAGAAGCACCTCTTTCTTACCTGTGGCCACTCCCATAACAGTATGAACCAGATAAATAGCTTTGCATGCACAGTGTATGGCTCACTCTCGATAAGCCACTAGTGCATCCTTCAGATTGTTGAAAGTGCCCTTTCATTCCATTGTGACTTTGTCTTTCTCCTGTAGAGCTTCAGAAAGCAGTTCACCATTTATAAAGCTAGTTCACAGGCATAGTATATATCAATGGTGCAGAAAAAGAGAACGCAGTATATGGTAGTGGTGCTCTGTGTTTGTTGTACTGAGGGCCATATTGGCAACATGACTGTGCCTAATTTTCATGTACACTTAACTATTTTTTAATAAACTGGACTatcaattaatctcagttaactcatgcgattaactcaaactAATCgcgatttaaaaattaatatgactaattgcagttttaattgcatggtaaaacaatagaataccaattgaaatttattaaatatatgtggattttttctacattttcaaatatattgatttctattacaacacagaatacaaagtgtacagtgctcactttatatttttattacaaatatttgcactgtaaaaatgataaaatagtatttttaattcacctcatacaagtaccgtagtgcaatctctttatcatgaaagtgaaatttacaaatgtagattttttttttttatataactgcactcatgaacaaaacaatgtaaaactttagagcctacaagcccattcagtctctctttttgttcagccaattgctaaaacaaacaagttggttacctttacaggagataatgctgccctcttcttatttacaatgtcacctgaaggtgagaacaggttttcgcatagcacttttgtagcttgcACTGTATGGtattttatgtgccagatgtgttTGTAtactccttcatgctttggccaccgttacagagggcatgcttccatgctgatgactcttgtttaaatttgtgactgaattccttggaggagaattgtatatctcctgctctgttttacccacgttCTGCCATgtgtttcatgttatagcagtcttggatgatgactcagcacatgttgttcattttaagaaaactttcactgcaaatttgacaaaacacgaagaaggtaccaatgtgaaatttctaaagatagctaccaCACTCAAcccaatgtttaagaatctgaagtgccttccaaaatctgagcaaGAGGAggagtggagcatgctttcagaagtcttaaaagagcaacactactatgcagaaactacagaacccgagccaccaaaaaagaaaacccaccttctgctggtggcatctgactcagatgatggaaACGAACATGCGTCTATCCGCTCTGCTTttgatcattatcgagcagaacccatcatgaccatggacgcatgtcctctggaatgatggttaaCTCATCAAGGGAATATGAATCTGAAGCGCatatggcacataaatatcttgcaacactggctgcaactgtgccatgcaaacacctgttctcattttcaggtgacactgtaaacaagaatcaggcaccattatttcctgcaaatataAAGAAACTTGTTCGAGTTTtacgttttatttttgaatgtagttatttattgtacataattctacatctgtaagtttaactatcatgataaaaagattgcactacagtacttgtattaggttaattgaaatatactatttcttttgttttttacagtgcaaatatttgtaaaaaaaatatataaagtgagcactgtacacttcgtattctgtattgtaattgaaatcaatatatttgaaaatgtagaaaacatccaaaatatttaaataaatgttttttattatttaacagtgcgattaatcatgatttttttttttaattacacaattaGTTTTTTCAATTGCTTGACAGccttaataaatatatatatagccaTGTTTCTCTAGGGTCCAAAAGTGCATCCCAAAAGGGCTTCTCCATTTTCTACCTTCTCATTCCCCCTTTGCCATGATGCTCCTGTGGAAGGGCCTTCTGGCAATATTGCTTTCTATTTCTCCCCTTGCCCCCACTATTCGCCACACCATTCAGCTCCCCAGACAGAAGTGGTCTCTACATTGTCTTCTCCATCTCTCAGCTCTACACAAACAGGTTGCCCATTCCCATTGTCGTCCTTGCCACCCAGCTCACCACACACAGTCTTGTCCCTCCCACTGTCCTCGACACAAAGGCTCTCCCTTTGCTAGCTTGCATGCTCACCAAATTAGTCCACCCATCTTAGATATTTATAGAGCACCAGTCACCATAGTCAGTATCTAGGGTGACCCACAAGTTGAAATCTAATCAGATATTATTTGAAGATAATATGTTTGACCAGAAGGATAAAGGCCTATTTCCTCCAGAGCTGGTTAAATTAAGGAACAAACACTTCCCCAGAGCTTAAATCTTCACTTGAGGTTTTGAGACTCTGTCCCCATGCACTGCTTGTGGAGTTTTGCCATTCCACACACAAAGAAACCATTTTCACTTTATCTCCCTACTACTCACATCAGTCCACTCAGACACATGGATGAGGGCTCCGCCCCACCTTTCCCCcgcagaaaaaacaaacaaactgtgtTCTGTAGAACAGTACCTTGGTGAGGACTGCCTGGGGCCAATCTGCTGAGACCCACAGCTATAGAGTACATTTTCACATGAGTTACAGATGGGGATCTaactcttagggcaggtctacactacaaacttgcatcagcacagctgcacgaCTGTAGCGCTTCTTGTGAAGACACTCTAAGGCGACgagagagagctcttctgttggcttaataactccacctccgcaagaggtggtagctgcgttggtgggagaagctcttctgccgACACAGTGCTGTCTACGTGGTGGGGAGGTTAaggctggtataactgtgtcacttgggtgtggctttttcacactcctgagcgatgtagttcTACCAAAGTAAGTGTGTATTGTAGACCTGACTTACTCTTCCTAGCAGATGAATTAATGACAAACTGTCAGCTCAGTAAAGTGTTAGAAAGTATAATGGTATCTGAAAACCAAGCATAACCTGGTGCTAGTGAACTTTGAAGTACTGTATATTTTCAACTAGAAGAACCTTTGGTTCAATAATCACCTTTGTTTAATAACCCCACCTTCAGTTTGCAGCTTTTCATAGAAGTTGCATGCATTTAGGGTAAAATTCATCCCAGTACAGAGGATATTAAACAGGCCCTTTGTACTTCTTAAGCCTTAAATTGTATCACCCTCAATATAGCAGTTTTAGCAACATAAAAACTGTTCTTTACAGTATAATACTTTTTAGCTGCATTTAAGAATTGTCTCTACTTgttacattgatttttttcatttttgtgaaatATGTCTATTGTATTCATTGCATCTGCTTGCTTGCTTTTAGTAGAAGCCACATTTTAAATTGAAGACACAGTTGATTTAAAGCCCCAAAGGAGAATTGAATCCACAGCTTCTCATTAGAGATTCAGTATTTTTACTGAACTGTGCAATATTACTACACTGAACAAGTATTTTGAATTGCTACTTTACTATACACTTTATATACTATACTGCACAGACATGCAGGTAACAGAGGCTCTAACAGAAATACAGCTCTTCAGTTGACTTACTGTTGTAATCATGTTCATAATACATGTAGAATCAGGGTAGAGTAAAATTAGAAAAACTAATTAGACTCCCATCTTCAAAATCTCTTGAtgtgatgaaaaaaattaaaggcaATTGTGGTgattaaaaatagagaaaaacgTGGTAACTTGTGAAAAGAATTGTCATTACCTTTTTGTATATTGATTGATGTCTGCATTTCATAATAAATGGTCTTTTAGTtttcaagcagcaaagagtcctgtggcaccttatagactaacagacgttttggagcatgagctttcatgggtgaatacccacttcgttttCAGTCATGAAGACTATTAACAGAATTTacagtttttttttgtaaataacttTATATATGACACTTCTGATACAAGATTTTTGTCATTCTTTTGCCTTTGctaattgtattttaaatttcaCTGTTAGCTGGTCATAGTCAATGTGTTTAGTATCTAATCACACAAAAGAGCAAGTATCTATGTATGTTAAATGGGAAATGCTGATTTTAATTGTATTCACTCTCATGGCCATGAGGCTTCTGCCTCAGCAGGATGACATCCAGGGTTTGTGTGGACTGTGTTTTGTTGTGCAGAGGAGGCTGGGAGGATTCTACCTAGCAGAGGATTCTGGGTTAACCAGTAAATCAGCTCCAAATGCAATCTCACAGGGCAGTGAGTGCTGCAATGGAAGTAAGTAAATTGCATGGCCTGACTGGATCTGAGAGATTGTAAATTCTTGGAGacggtctttttttgtttgtggatAGAGTTCCTACCagaatggggttctggtccatcaCTGGGGCTCCTGTGCATTACTCATTGCAATACAAGTAAAGTAATACATTGTCATTAGAGAGATCCTTTGTGTAAGGACACTTAGTGCTTTCCCCTCTTTGTTATAACCAGCACCCCACACACTTTTTCAAAGGCTCTGGTAGTAGCCACTGTATCCATACAGGAACCAAAGATTCAAGAACTCATATTTAgatgactgactggtagcagctCTATCCAAGAAGGAGGTCCAAGCAGCAGTTTTACAAGTTGTGGATCAGCAGATGGCCTGGAGTTCATCATCTTTGCTGTGTCTCACCTGGGCACAGTATTTGCCATGCAGATAGGAAAGGGGAGGTGCTGTCCAGATGCCAGTTCTTTTATACAAAGACAAACTCCGTTTCCAATGTGCTCTGAATTGGCTCCACCACCAACCTCCTGCCATTTGTCTTCTGAGGCAATGGTAAGTGATAACCCAACCCTGACTTTTTTCTACCAAGTGTTGTTTTTTCTCTGGGTGTCTGTCTGATTGGACCAATGAGACCCCACCCCAAACTGTGCTTTTGATTTGTCTGTCAGCTTAGCATTTCCTGTGGCTAAGTCTGCCTTTAGCTGCTGTCTAGGCTCTTGGTGTTCTGGGTCACTTGTACCTTCCAGCAGCTGCTCTCTTCCAGCTGCACTGTGGACCATCTCCTTTGCTGAT from Chelonoidis abingdonii isolate Lonesome George chromosome 3, CheloAbing_2.0, whole genome shotgun sequence includes the following:
- the SLC30A6 gene encoding zinc transporter 6 isoform X2; this translates as MWCSSTNSIALTAYTYLTIFNLFSLITCLISYWVMMKKPSPAYSFGFERFEVLAVFASTVLAQLGALFILKESTERFLEQPEIHTGRLLVGTFVALFFNLFTMLSIRNKPFAYVSEAASTSWLQEHVADLSRSLCGIIPGLSSIFLPRMNPFVLIDLAGAFALCITYMLIEINNYFAVDTASAIAIALMTFGTMYPMSVYSGKVLLQTTPPHVIGQLDKLIREVSTLDGVLEVRNEHFWTLGFGTLAGSVHVRIRRDANEQMVLAHVTNRLYTLVSILTVQIFKDDWIRPTLTSGPIANNMLNLSDHHIIPMPPLKTTDNLNPVTSTPAKPSSPPPEFSFNTPGKNMNPVILLNTQTRPYGLGLNHGSVPYSNVFNQGLGIPGMGAIQGFRTGFTNVPSRYGTSTRGQSQP
- the SLC30A6 gene encoding zinc transporter 6 isoform X4 is translated as MNPFVLIDLAGAFALCITYMLIEINNYFAVDTASAIAIALMTFGTMYPMSVYSGKVLLQTTPPHVIGQLDKLIREVSTLDGVLEVRNEHFWTLGFGTLAGSVHVRIRRDANEQMVLAHVTNRLYTLVSILTVQIFKDDWIRPTLTSGPIANNMLNLSDHHIIPMPPLKTTDNLNPVTSTPAKPSSPPPEFSFNTPGKNMNPVILLNTQTRPYGLGLNHGSVPYSNVFNQGLGIPGMGAIQGFRTGFTNVPSRYGTSTRGQSQP
- the SLC30A6 gene encoding zinc transporter 6 isoform X1, encoding MGTIHLFRKSQRTIASKLTQEFRLVAADRRSWKILLFGAVNLICTGFLLMWCSSTNSIALTAYTYLTIFNLFSLITCLISYWVMMKKPSPAYSFGFERFEVLAVFASTVLAQLGALFILKESTERFLEQPEIHTGRLLVGTFVALFFNLFTMLSIRNKPFAYVSEAASTSWLQEHVADLSRSLCGIIPGLSSIFLPRMNPFVLIDLAGAFALCITYMLIEINNYFAVDTASAIAIALMTFGTMYPMSVYSGKVLLQTTPPHVIGQLDKLIREVSTLDGVLEVRNEHFWTLGFGTLAGSVHVRIRRDANEQMVLAHVTNRLYTLVSILTVQIFKDDWIRPTLTSGPIANNMLNLSDHHIIPMPPLKTTDNLNPVTSTPAKPSSPPPEFSFNTPGKNMNPVILLNTQTRPYGLGLNHGSVPYSNVFNQGLGIPGMGAIQGFRTGFTNVPSRYGTSTRGQSQP
- the SLC30A6 gene encoding zinc transporter 6 isoform X3, producing the protein MMKKPSPAYSFGFERFEVLAVFASTVLAQLGALFILKESTERFLEQPEIHTGRLLVGTFVALFFNLFTMLSIRNKPFAYVSEAASTSWLQEHVADLSRSLCGIIPGLSSIFLPRMNPFVLIDLAGAFALCITYMLIEINNYFAVDTASAIAIALMTFGTMYPMSVYSGKVLLQTTPPHVIGQLDKLIREVSTLDGVLEVRNEHFWTLGFGTLAGSVHVRIRRDANEQMVLAHVTNRLYTLVSILTVQIFKDDWIRPTLTSGPIANNMLNLSDHHIIPMPPLKTTDNLNPVTSTPAKPSSPPPEFSFNTPGKNMNPVILLNTQTRPYGLGLNHGSVPYSNVFNQGLGIPGMGAIQGFRTGFTNVPSRYGTSTRGQSQP